The following coding sequences are from one Archocentrus centrarchus isolate MPI-CPG fArcCen1 chromosome 4, fArcCen1, whole genome shotgun sequence window:
- the plppr3b gene encoding phospholipid phosphatase-related protein type 3 produces MRMMMMMTSSPSEKMKKKPPKDSLTLLPCFYFVELPIVASSMVSLYFLELTDVVKPAQVGFRCHDRDLSMPYVDGGDELIPLLMLLSLAFAGPAASIMLVEGVIYCLQSRLKLRRAEGSISAGGCSFNSFLRRTVRFVGVHVFGLCATALLTDIIQLSTGYHAPFFLTVCKPNYTLAGVSCDKNAYITTDICSGQDEHAIMAARKTFPSQHATLSAFAAVYVSMYFNSTISDSTKLLKPVLVFAFAIAAALTGLTQITQHRSHPIDVYVGFLIGAFIAAYLALHAVANFTSSDDITSAPPPPPPKADPLRALTERGHESVYNKGPASASESNDEIAAAPAPMDRLEGLGPLQREKGSMGSLKRASVDVELLAPRSPMGKETMVTFSNTLPRASMNVNGVLGANDGPEEPVLPMQPVQPVQRRLKAVQVPMDPMRSQQLVSEWKQKSMEMRGLSVRDEMDREASEDGSEVGSVGTDDGGSQAPIYQPAVHSGRANPSRNPTPPPGGAKAVATPRPPQIPEAGPPPVSPKSALTRAKWLAIREKTTAEGSGRGAANQPRLMQVIAMSKQQGLLPSSSSGEKSSETTSTCSAISSTADSPHYRPPSEQPREGPGIITVDAHAPHHPVVQVPPPPQAPPLSGNSNPWEWAGASNGGDPRETYNLSNINRGDSASRSSSFHPRRSASPCAAIDPAISPNPPHPQVEMPADAQRREMAMRRKTALVLLDREIRNQTEQENYYKSLQGRRFKD; encoded by the exons atgaggatgatgatgatgatgacatctTCCCCCTcagagaagatgaagaagaaacctccaaagGACAGTCTGACTCTGCTGCCATGTTTCTACTTCGTTGAG cTGCCCATCGTGGCTTCTTCTATGGTGTCGCTGTACTTCCTGGAGCTGACCGATGTGGTGAAGCCAGCTCAGGTGGGTTTCCGCTGCCACGACAGAGATCTGAGTATGCCGTACGTGGACGGAGGAGACGAGCTGATTCCACTGCTGATGCTTCTAAGCCTCGCCTTTGCCGGCCCTGCAGCCTCG ATCATGCTGGTGGAAGGAGTGATCTACTGCCTGCAGTCCCGCCTGAAGCTCCGCCGAGCCGAAGGAAGCATCAGCGCTGGTGgctgcagcttcaactccttcCTGAGGAGGACGGTCCGCTTTGTAG GTGTGCATGTGTTCGGCCTGTGTGCGACAGCGCTGCTCACTGACATCATCCAGCTGTCCACTGGTTACCACGCTCCATTCTTCCTCACCGTCTGCAAACCCAACTACACTCTGGCGGGCGTGTCATGTGACAAAAATGCTTACATCACTACAGATATCTGCTCTGGGCAGGATGAGCACGCCATCATGGCTGCCAG AAAGACGTTTCCTTCTCAGCATGCAACTCTGTCAGCATTCGCTGctgtttatgtttct ATGTACTTTAACTCGACCATCTCAGACAGCACCAAGTTGCTCAAACCCGTGCTGGTCTTTGCATTCGCCATCGCAGCAGCACTGACTGGTCTGACTCAGATCACGCAGCATCGCAGTCACCCCATTGACGTCTATGTGGGCTTCCTCATCGGCGCCTTCATCGCCGCCTACCTG GCTCTTCATGCTGTCGCCAACTTCACATCATCTGATGACATCACTTCAGCCCCACCTCCCCCACCTCCAAAGGCAGACCCTCTACGAGCACTGACTGAGCGAGGACATGAGTCTGTCTACAACAAAGGTCCCGCGTCTGCCTCTGAAAGTAATGATGAGATAGCAGCGGCTCCGGCCCCCATGGACCGGCTGGAGGGCTTGGGGCCCCTGCAGAGGGAGAAGGGCTCCATGGGGAGCCTGAAGAGGGCCAGTGTGGACGTGGAGCTGCTGGCTCCCCGGAGCCCCATGGGGAAGGAGACCATGGTGACCTTCAGCAACACGCTGCCAAGGGCTAGCATGAATGTAAATGGGGTGCTGGGGGCCAATGATGGACCGGAGGAGCCGGTCCTGCCAATGCAGCCGGTGCAACCGGTGCAGCGCCGTCTGAAGGCCGTACAGGTCCCCATGGACCCGATGAGGTCACAGCAGCTGGTGTCGGAGTGGAAGCAGAAGTCAATGGAGATGCGAGGACTGAGCGTGCGGGATGAGATGGACCGCGAAGCCAGCGAGGACGGCTCTGAGGTGGGCTCTGTGGGGACTGATGATGGGGGTTCTCAGGCTCCAATTTACCAGCCTGCAGTGCACTCTGGGAGGGCAAACCCAAGTCGCAACCCCACTCCACCTCCAGGGGGGGCCAAAGCCGTGGCAACTCCCAGACCGCCACAAATCCCAGAAGCAGGACCCCCGCCAGTCTCCCCAAAGAGTGCCCTGACCCGGGCTAAGTGGCTTGCCATCCGGGAGAAGACAACGGCAGAAGGGTCTGGGCGTGGTGCTGCAAACCAGCCGCGACTCATGCAAGTCATTGCCATGTCCAAGCAGCAGGGCCTTCtgccatcctcctcctctggggAGAAATCCTCTGAAACCACCTCAACCTGCTCTGCCATTTCCTCCACTGCTGACTCACCGCACTACCGCCCCCCCTCTGAGCAGCCACGGGAGGGGCCTGGTATCATCACAGTGGATGCCCATGCCCCCCATCATCCTGTTGTTCAAGTCCCGCCTCCACCCCAGGCCCCACCCCTGTCAGGTAATAGTAACCCATGGGAGTGGGCAGGGGCATCCAATGGGGGAGACCCACGAGAAACCTACAACCTCTCTAACATAAACAGAGGAGATTCGGCCAGCCGTAGCAGTAGCTTCCACCCACGCCGCTCCGCCTCACCATGTGCTGCTATCGACCCTGCCATATCTCCAAACCCACCTCACCCACAGGTGGAGATGCCAGCGGATGCTCAGCGCAGGGAAATGGCCATGAGGCGCAAGACGGCACTGGTTCTGTTGGATCGAGAGATCCGTAACCAGACTGAACAGGAGAACTATTACAAGAGTCTGCAGGGACGGCGGTTCAAGGATTAG